The sequence below is a genomic window from Desulfovibrionales bacterium.
TCGGTCCGCCGAATGATCCTGCTAAGATCAATAAAGCCAAAAACGCTGTGGAGGCATATAGCCGGATTGCAAATGCGAAAACCAAATTTTTTTCGCGGGGAGATAATTCAGGCACACATAAAAAAGAGATGGCTGTCTGGAATAAGGCCGGAATCGTGCCTTCGGGAGACTGGTATGTCATTACAAAAGACTTCATGACTGCAACCTTGAAAAGAGCAGATGCAGAAAGAGGATACTTCATGACGGACAGCAGCACCTGGGTGGCGGAGAAAAAGAATGTGCCCAATCTGAAAATACTCTTTAGAGGCGATAAATTTCTTGTGAACACCTATCATGCCCTTTGCCGGCCGGGCGGTGTAACGGATGGCGCACCATTGGCATCCAGATTCATTGATTTTGTCGCCTCTGAAGAAGGACAAAAGATTATCAGAGAATATGGAAAAGAGCAATACGGAGAAGGGCTTTACAATGATGCCGCTTATGCACATCAATACGATGATTAGGGGCATATCCTTCAGGGCAGAAAATTGTCTCTGCAACCCTTAGAGACCTCTTGATTTTAAATCTCGATCAAAGGAGGGAAAGGATGAGGAACTTTAGATTTTTCTTGGCGCTAATAATGCTGGTAATGATTTCTGCGGTGAATGTATCCGCTGAAACAAGAATCCGCTGCGCCTCAACCACAAGCACACAGAATTCGGGATTATTTGATTACATCCTGCCAATGTTTGGGAAAAAAATAGGCATAAAGATTGATGTTGTGGCTGTCGGCACAGGCGCTGCCATTGAAATAGGCAAAAGGGGGGATGCCGACGTAGTTTTTGTCCATGCAAGGGAGCAGGAATTAAAGGCGGTTGAGGAGGGATATTTCGTGAATCGCCACGATGTTATGTATAATGATTTCGTCGTTATCGGCCCTCCTCATGACCCTGCGAAAATAAAAGGAACGAAATCGGCTCCAGATGCCTTTAAGAAGATTGCCCAGAGTAATTATCACTTTGTATCGCGGGGTG
It includes:
- a CDS encoding substrate-binding domain-containing protein, yielding MSKKFFLFMIFMLALNLSSVAFSGEKCTAVYGSGPNSFSLATGSPGELGLLRVLAESFSKEVDTALCWIKAGTGDSLKLLKEEAVDMIMVHAPDAEKKAVAEGWAAKRTLIGSNEFYIVGPPNDPAKINKAKNAVEAYSRIANAKTKFFSRGDNSGTHKKEMAVWNKAGIVPSGDWYVITKDFMTATLKRADAERGYFMTDSSTWVAEKKNVPNLKILFRGDKFLVNTYHALCRPGGVTDGAPLASRFIDFVASEEGQKIIREYGKEQYGEGLYNDAAYAHQYDD
- a CDS encoding substrate-binding domain-containing protein; the protein is MRNFRFFLALIMLVMISAVNVSAETRIRCASTTSTQNSGLFDYILPMFGKKIGIKIDVVAVGTGAAIEIGKRGDADVVFVHAREQELKAVEEGYFVNRHDVMYNDFVVIGPPHDPAKIKGTKSAPDAFKKIAQSNYHFVSRGDKSGTHTKELAIWGKAGIDPKGQKWYLEVGQGMEKTQRIANEKRAYTLTDRGTWLATKEKDKLEMVIVLEGDPVLFNQYGVMAVNPEKHKHVKYREAMEFISWLISGDGQQVIASFKDNHGNQLFIPNAK